A single genomic interval of Pomacea canaliculata isolate SZHN2017 linkage group LG5, ASM307304v1, whole genome shotgun sequence harbors:
- the LOC112563865 gene encoding dihydropteridine reductase-like isoform X2: MASDGVLASTHSLVLWVGSIDLAPNEEADANVVVGPMATWNEQEKEVSSRVEEILGSDKVDAIFCVAGGWAGGNAASKKLIENADSMWKQSVWTSVIASSLAARFLKNGGVLTLPGAQAALKGTPGMVGYGLAKAAVHQLTQSLAGDNSGMPSDSLAVAILPVTLDTPMNRKWMANADFSTWTPLDFVAGLFSKWVEGQERPPSGSLVQLITKEGKTELILS; encoded by the exons TGGGTTGGTTCTATTGATCTTGCACCAAATGAAGAAGCAGATGCAAATGTTGTTGTTGGTCCCATGGCAACATGGAATGAGCAAGAGAAGGAGGTAAGCTCTCGAGTTGAGGAAATCCTAGGAAGTGATAAAGTGGATGCCATATTTTGTGTTGCTGGAGGATGGGCAGGTGGAAATGCAGCATCTAAAA AACTCATTGAGAATGCAGACAGTATGTGGAAACAAAGTGTTTGGACATCAGTAATCGCATCTAGCCTAGCTGCACGGTTTTTAAAGAATGGAGGTGTTCTAACTCTCCCTGGTGCACAGGCAGCACTTAAAGGTACCCCAG GAATGGTTGGATATGGTCTAGCCAAGGCTGCAGTGCATCAGTTAACTCAGAGTCTTGCGGGTGATAACAGTGGCATGCCTTCTGATAGCTTGGCTGTTGCCATCCTTCC AGTTACGTTAGACACTCCTATGAACCGCAAGTGGATGGCCAATGCTGACTTCTCTACCTGGACACCACTTGACTTTGTAGCTGG ACTTTTTTCTAAGTGGGTAGAGGGCCAGGAACGGCCACCTTCGGGAAGCCTGGTCCAGTTGATAACCAAGGAAGGCAAAACAGAACTTATTTTGTCTTAA
- the LOC112565178 gene encoding uncharacterized protein LOC112565178 isoform X4 produces MAMKAVIFTFLLQAALSAAHGRVSAPHGRVSAPHVSDRSCNAIGGICQNDHNYCRGSYENGLCSGSANRRCCVPGSDHDCSVIGGICQMTATTVEGPTRTVCVLGQQTDVAAFQDRSVLALRLEALARTTDNTVEGLTRTVCVVDQQTDIAAYIIEYKMAASMLACPLAVTPGEARSCHCKVLSRVCTPFIAFYQ; encoded by the exons ATGGCGATGAAAGCTGTTATCTTCACGTTCTTGTTGCAAGCTGCACTGAGTGCAGCACATGGTAGGGTCAGTGCACCACATGGTAGGGTCAGTGCACCACATG TATCAGACCGTTCTTGCAATGCGATTGGAGGCATTTGCCAGAATGACCACAACTACTGTAGGGGGTCCTATGAGAACGGTTTGTGTTCTGGGTCAGCAAACAGACGTTGCTGTGTTCCAG GATCGGACCATGATTGCAGTGTGATTGGAGGCATTTGCCAAATGACCGCAACTACTGTAGAGGGTCCTACAAGAACGGTTTGTGTTCTGGGTCAGCAAACAGACGTTGCTGCGTTCCAG GATCGGAGCGTTCTTGCGCTGCGATTGGAGGCACTTGCCAGAACGACAGACAATACTGTAGAGGGTCTTACAAGAACGGTTTGTGTGGTGGATCAGCAAACAGACATTGCTGCGTACATT ATTGAGTACAAAATGGCAGCTTCCATGTTGGCTTGTCCGCTGGCAGTAACTCCAGGAGAAGCTAGATCCTGTCACTGCAAGGTCTTATCTCGTGTCTGTACGCCCTTCATTGCATTTTATCAGTAA
- the LOC112565178 gene encoding uncharacterized protein LOC112565178 isoform X5 has product MAMKAVIFTFLLQAALSAAHGRVSAPHGRVSAPHGSDRPCTAIGGICQYDNVYCWGSYKNGLCSGLANRRCCVSGSDHDCSVIGGICQMTATTVEGPTRTVCVLGQQTDVAAFQDRSVLALRLEALARTTDNTVEGLTRTVCVVDQQTDIAAYIIEYKMAASMLACPLAVTPGEARSCHCKVLSRVCTPFIAFYQ; this is encoded by the exons ATGGCGATGAAAGCTGTTATCTTCACGTTCTTGTTGCAAGCTGCACTGAGTGCAGCACATGGTAGGGTCAGTGCACCACATGGTAGGGTCAGTGCACCACATG GATCGGATCGTCCTTGCACTGCGATTGGAGGCATTTGCCAGTATGACAACGTCTACTGTTGGGGGTCCTACAAGAACGGTTTGTGTTCTGGGCTAGCAAACAGACGTTGCTGCGTTTCAG GATCGGACCATGATTGCAGTGTGATTGGAGGCATTTGCCAAATGACCGCAACTACTGTAGAGGGTCCTACAAGAACGGTTTGTGTTCTGGGTCAGCAAACAGACGTTGCTGCGTTCCAG GATCGGAGCGTTCTTGCGCTGCGATTGGAGGCACTTGCCAGAACGACAGACAATACTGTAGAGGGTCTTACAAGAACGGTTTGTGTGGTGGATCAGCAAACAGACATTGCTGCGTACATT ATTGAGTACAAAATGGCAGCTTCCATGTTGGCTTGTCCGCTGGCAGTAACTCCAGGAGAAGCTAGATCCTGTCACTGCAAGGTCTTATCTCGTGTCTGTACGCCCTTCATTGCATTTTATCAGTAA
- the LOC112565178 gene encoding lysozyme 1-like isoform X2: MAMKAVIFTFLLQAALSAAHGRVSAPHVSDRSCNAIGGICQNDHNYCRGSYENGLCSGSANRRCCVPGSDRPCTAIGGICQYDNVYCWGSYKNGLCSGLANRRCCVSGSDHDCSVIGGICQMTATTVEGPTRTVCVLGQQTDVAAFQDRSVLALRLEALARTTDNTVEGLTRTVCVVDQQTDIAAYIIEYKMAASMLACPLAVTPGEARSCHCKVLSRVCTPFIAFYQ, encoded by the exons ATGGCGATGAAAGCTGTTATCTTCACGTTCTTGTTGCAAGCTGCACTGAGTGCAGCACATGGTAGGGTCAGTGCACCACATG TATCAGACCGTTCTTGCAATGCGATTGGAGGCATTTGCCAGAATGACCACAACTACTGTAGGGGGTCCTATGAGAACGGTTTGTGTTCTGGGTCAGCAAACAGACGTTGCTGTGTTCCAG GATCGGATCGTCCTTGCACTGCGATTGGAGGCATTTGCCAGTATGACAACGTCTACTGTTGGGGGTCCTACAAGAACGGTTTGTGTTCTGGGCTAGCAAACAGACGTTGCTGCGTTTCAG GATCGGACCATGATTGCAGTGTGATTGGAGGCATTTGCCAAATGACCGCAACTACTGTAGAGGGTCCTACAAGAACGGTTTGTGTTCTGGGTCAGCAAACAGACGTTGCTGCGTTCCAG GATCGGAGCGTTCTTGCGCTGCGATTGGAGGCACTTGCCAGAACGACAGACAATACTGTAGAGGGTCTTACAAGAACGGTTTGTGTGGTGGATCAGCAAACAGACATTGCTGCGTACATT ATTGAGTACAAAATGGCAGCTTCCATGTTGGCTTGTCCGCTGGCAGTAACTCCAGGAGAAGCTAGATCCTGTCACTGCAAGGTCTTATCTCGTGTCTGTACGCCCTTCATTGCATTTTATCAGTAA
- the LOC112565178 gene encoding lysozyme 1-like isoform X1, producing the protein MAMKAVIFTFLLQAALSAAHGRVSAPHGRVSAPHVSDRSCNAIGGICQNDHNYCRGSYENGLCSGSANRRCCVPGSDRPCTAIGGICQYDNVYCWGSYKNGLCSGLANRRCCVSGSDHDCSVIGGICQMTATTVEGPTRTVCVLGQQTDVAAFQDRSVLALRLEALARTTDNTVEGLTRTVCVVDQQTDIAAYIIEYKMAASMLACPLAVTPGEARSCHCKVLSRVCTPFIAFYQ; encoded by the exons ATGGCGATGAAAGCTGTTATCTTCACGTTCTTGTTGCAAGCTGCACTGAGTGCAGCACATGGTAGGGTCAGTGCACCACATGGTAGGGTCAGTGCACCACATG TATCAGACCGTTCTTGCAATGCGATTGGAGGCATTTGCCAGAATGACCACAACTACTGTAGGGGGTCCTATGAGAACGGTTTGTGTTCTGGGTCAGCAAACAGACGTTGCTGTGTTCCAG GATCGGATCGTCCTTGCACTGCGATTGGAGGCATTTGCCAGTATGACAACGTCTACTGTTGGGGGTCCTACAAGAACGGTTTGTGTTCTGGGCTAGCAAACAGACGTTGCTGCGTTTCAG GATCGGACCATGATTGCAGTGTGATTGGAGGCATTTGCCAAATGACCGCAACTACTGTAGAGGGTCCTACAAGAACGGTTTGTGTTCTGGGTCAGCAAACAGACGTTGCTGCGTTCCAG GATCGGAGCGTTCTTGCGCTGCGATTGGAGGCACTTGCCAGAACGACAGACAATACTGTAGAGGGTCTTACAAGAACGGTTTGTGTGGTGGATCAGCAAACAGACATTGCTGCGTACATT ATTGAGTACAAAATGGCAGCTTCCATGTTGGCTTGTCCGCTGGCAGTAACTCCAGGAGAAGCTAGATCCTGTCACTGCAAGGTCTTATCTCGTGTCTGTACGCCCTTCATTGCATTTTATCAGTAA
- the LOC112565178 gene encoding uncharacterized protein LOC112565178 isoform X3, with protein MAMKAVIFTFLLQAALSAAHGRVSAPHGRVSAPHVSDRSCNAIGGICQNDHNYCRGSYENGLCSGSANRRCCVPGSDRPCTAIGGICQYDNVYCWGSYKNGLCSGLANRRCCVSGSDHDCSVIGGICQMTATTVEGPTRTVCVLGQQTDVAAYIIEYKMAASMLACPLAVTPGEARSCHCKVLSRVCTPFIAFYQ; from the exons ATGGCGATGAAAGCTGTTATCTTCACGTTCTTGTTGCAAGCTGCACTGAGTGCAGCACATGGTAGGGTCAGTGCACCACATGGTAGGGTCAGTGCACCACATG TATCAGACCGTTCTTGCAATGCGATTGGAGGCATTTGCCAGAATGACCACAACTACTGTAGGGGGTCCTATGAGAACGGTTTGTGTTCTGGGTCAGCAAACAGACGTTGCTGTGTTCCAG GATCGGATCGTCCTTGCACTGCGATTGGAGGCATTTGCCAGTATGACAACGTCTACTGTTGGGGGTCCTACAAGAACGGTTTGTGTTCTGGGCTAGCAAACAGACGTTGCTGCGTTTCAG GATCGGACCATGATTGCAGTGTGATTGGAGGCATTTGCCAAATGACCGCAACTACTGTAGAGGGTCCTACAAGAACGGTTTGTGTTCTGGGTCAGCAAACAGACGTTG CTGCGTACATT ATTGAGTACAAAATGGCAGCTTCCATGTTGGCTTGTCCGCTGGCAGTAACTCCAGGAGAAGCTAGATCCTGTCACTGCAAGGTCTTATCTCGTGTCTGTACGCCCTTCATTGCATTTTATCAGTAA